The DNA window CGAGCGTCAGCTGCTTCACGAGCCCCGGATAGGCGGTCGCCCAATCCTGCAGCCAGTCCGCGTTCGGCGGGACGATGCGGGCGGGATTTTGCGCGCCGGGCCACTTCGGGCTAATGAACGGGCCCTCGAGGTGGACGCCGAGCAACCGCGCCCCGCGCGAAGACGCCGCGTCGCGATACGCGGCGGTCGCCTGCAGCACGGCGTCGATGTCCGGCTTCGTCGCCGTGACCGTCGTCGCCAGCATCGTCGTCGTGCCGTGCCGGCCGTGGAAGCCGGTGATCGTCTCGTAGGATTCTATTGTTGCGTCCATGAAGTCGCCGCCGAACCCGCCGTGACAATGCAGGTCGATAAAGCCGGGGACGACCCAACCGCCTTGCAGGTCGACGTCGACGGCGCCGGCGCCGGCGGAAGACGCGGATACCTCGACGATGCGTCCGGCGTCGATGCGGACGGTGCCATTTTCCAAGATGCCTTCTTCAGTAACGATATGTCCGCGAACCAAGGTCATCGGAAATGCCTCCCCGCTTCGGCGTCGAGCAGCACCACGAGATGCGGATGGGTTTGCAGCAAGCTCGCCGGGCATTCCGTCGTAATCTCGCCCGTCAGCGCGCGGTGCACGATGTCGGCTTTGTCCGCGCCCTTCACGACGAGCAGAATCGTCTTCGCCTTCAGAATCGTGCCGACGCCCATCGTAATGGCGTGCGTAGGCACGCGTTCCGGCGTTTCGAAGAAGCGGGCGTTCGCGTCCCGCGTCTGATCGCTGAGCTTCACGACGTGGGTGCCGCGGATGAGCGAATGGTCCGGCTCGTTAAAGCCGATGTGCCCGTTATGGCCGAGACCGAGCAGCTGCAGATCGATCTGTCCGTACGATTCGAGCAGCGCGTCGTACCGCTTGCACTCCGCCTCCGGGTCCGCCGCGGTTCCGCTTGGGATATGCGTGCGCTCCGGGGACGCGTCGATATGATCGAAGAGATGCTCTTTCATATAGTACGCGTAGCTTTGCGGATCGGAGGCCGGCAGCCCGACGTACTCGTCCAGGTTGAACGTCGTCGCCTGCTTGTAGCTGACCATGTTTTTGCGGAACGTGCGGATCATTTCCTTGTAGATGCCGATCGGCGTGCTGCCGGTGGCGAGGCCGAGGACGGCGTTCGGCTTCGTCTGGACGAGTCCGGTAATGATACCGGCGCCGGCTTCGTTCAGTTCGGCGTCCGTCGGGAACGTGAGGATGTTCATTTGCGAGCTACCTACCTTTCGTTTTCCGAAAATGCTTTACATTCACGTACGTCTGCTCCAACTTCGGCACGTACGCGTCGAAGCGCGAGCTGACGAGTCCGATGAACAAAATGTCGATGACGTGCAGCTGCGCGATGCGCGAAGCCATGTCGCCGCGCCGCATGCCTTCCTCGAGGGAGGAGGCGAACAACGCGATGTCCGCCGCATCGGCGAGCGGATTCGCGCCGTACTTCGTCAGCGAGATCGTCGTCGCGCCTTGGGCTTTCGCGCAGACGAGCGCGTCCAGCGTCTCCTGCGTCGCGCCCGAATACGAGATGGCCAGCGCGACGTCGCCCGGCCCCAAGTTGGAAGCGGATGTGATCTGAAGGTGCGGGTCGGAGAAGGCGTTCGCTTCTTTCCCGATCCGGATCAGCTTCTGATAGGCGTCCTGCGCGACGATGCCGGATGTGGCGACGCCGTACAGATCGATGCGCCGAGCCCGGTCGAGCGCCGCGACGGCCGCTTCCAGCGCGCCGAAATCGAGCAGACGCGTCGTGTCCGCGATCGAGCGGAGGTGATTGGCCTCCATCGCGGCGACGATGCGCTGCAGCGAATTGCCGGCGACGATGTCTTGGTACGTCGGCTGCTGCT is part of the Paenibacillus antri genome and encodes:
- the nagB gene encoding glucosamine-6-phosphate deaminase, which produces MNILTFPTDAELNEAGAGIITGLVQTKPNAVLGLATGSTPIGIYKEMIRTFRKNMVSYKQATTFNLDEYVGLPASDPQSYAYYMKEHLFDHIDASPERTHIPSGTAADPEAECKRYDALLESYGQIDLQLLGLGHNGHIGFNEPDHSLIRGTHVVKLSDQTRDANARFFETPERVPTHAITMGVGTILKAKTILLVVKGADKADIVHRALTGEITTECPASLLQTHPHLVVLLDAEAGRHFR
- a CDS encoding MurR/RpiR family transcriptional regulator, whose amino-acid sequence is MSNILYAIRERLSSLHPKERALAEYILEHPQEATRSGITELAERAGASTATITRFCKSMRFDGFPDFKLKLAEELAAPSEQQPTYQDIVAGNSLQRIVAAMEANHLRSIADTTRLLDFGALEAAVAALDRARRIDLYGVATSGIVAQDAYQKLIRIGKEANAFSDPHLQITSASNLGPGDVALAISYSGATQETLDALVCAKAQGATTISLTKYGANPLADAADIALFASSLEEGMRRGDMASRIAQLHVIDILFIGLVSSRFDAYVPKLEQTYVNVKHFRKTKGR